DNA from Mustela erminea isolate mMusErm1 chromosome 18, mMusErm1.Pri, whole genome shotgun sequence:
CTGGAGAGTTCTGAGGAGGGGGTTACATTTTCCATGAGGATGTGGAAGCAGAGCCAGCCATCCGCCCCACACTCAGACCCACACTCCAGCCCCTAGGCAGCGTCAGCCGTATCTGATCACCTTCGTTCCGTTGCCTCATCTTCCTCAAAGCCAAGAATGAGGCCGCCACCAGGAGAAGCAGCAACACAGCCACGGTGAGGGGAATCAGGATGCTGAGCTTCAGGGAGTTAGAGCTGGAAACGATAAAATAGCACCATGCGCCCCGCCCCACCTCCTGCTTCGGGGCCGCACCCCAGCCACCTGGTAGCAAGGAGGGCCACACACCTTTTGACCTGCGGACCTGGGGTTTCTAGCTTGGGAACCCCATTCCTGGGTGCCCTCagagatggttaaaaaaaaaaaaaatctcttttttttttttaaaggagaagaggGTTCCAGGGTCTAGACACCTAACTGAAATTGCATGGCAACAGGGTGTGGAGAGGTCTCTCTGCTTCTACACTTGCCCCTGCTATCCTGGAGTAAGgagtgtcccccacccccacaattcAGGTTCATTCAGAACCTGTGAAGGTGACCTATTTGGAAATCAGATCTTTGCAGATGGAATCAAGTTAAGACGAGGTCCTACTGCATAGGGAGGGGTCCTAATCCAATGGATGGTGTCCTCACAGGAGGGAAGGTAGCCACACACAGATACACGAAGGAGGAAGGCCGTGTGACAACAGAGGCAGAAATTGGGGTCATGGTGTCACAAGGCAAGGAGCCCCAAGGATGGCCAACAGCGACCACTTTCTCCCTTTAAGCCCCAAGAAGGAGCCAACCGTGCTGACACCTTGGTCTCAGCTTCTGGTCTCCAGACTGTGTGTAAATAAACGCCTGTCCTTGAAGTGGCCTGGGATGGGGTGCTTTGTTAAGGCAGCATGAGTCTGAGTCTAACTCAAAGGCTATCTCTTATTCAACACTAGTCACAGTATTTGTAGAATAAACTCATCAATCAATGAATTAAGTAACTCTATCTGGCACCTGAATTCTCTCTCCACTGCAAGTATCTGGAGGGCAGACAGACACCTTGATCATTCTGTTCGTCCTAGTATCCTCTCGTACTCCCCAAGACAGTGAGGGCATGAGCGAGAGCTcgataattatttgttgaatgaatgaatgaatgaaaccatCTCACACTGATCAAAGACCCAAAAATACAGCTTTGATTCGTAACTATTGCTTATTGAAAACAGGTTAGTAAAAAGGAACTCTTGAAACAGAGGGCAAATGGGAGAGTGGAAGAGCAGGGGTCCTGGGTGGGGATAGAATAACTGGGGACCTCCCATCCAGATTCTACAAGAAGGTCCAGCAAAAGGAGATCACAGCAGTTCTAGACAAAGTCAAGAGGGCcaaggaggagacagaaggaggTCTCTCAGCTTCCAAAAAGCCACTTCAGCCGCCCTGGCTGGGCAGAGTGCAAAGAAGCATGAgagagactcagtttcctcctctataaaatgggcagTTGTATCTGCCTACTTGTCCTCATGAAGCAGGTCCAAGAATTAAGAGACACTGGACAGAAAAGCCCTCTGTGAGCTGGCAGGTGTTCTCGAGATGGGGCAAACCAGGACTGCTGCTCTTGCCGTAATGGTAATTAGGGGAAACAGGATGTCCCCAAGCCCTTCCTGTTCTCCTGGTATGTGAACCAAGAGCCATCCCTGTGGCCCCACAATGCTggtgccccccacacacaaacacacacgggCCATGCCATCTGCATTGACTGCCTGCTCATCAGTCTCCCTCCCTGCACTCTGAGCCCCTGGGGAGAAGCTCCCTGTCTATGCCTCCAGAGCTTAACAAGGGGCTGGCCATGGAGAAGTTAACTCAGTAAAAATGAGATAGAAGAATGAATACACCAACACATCTACAAACCATACTGGGCTCCAGGAGGAAGGATCTGGGGGGCTCCAAGGACAATGTGGGGCCTGATAGCAAGTAGGAAGGCTTGCCATCATCCTCACCTTCTAAAGGAGGCGAAGGGGCTAGGGACAAGCTCTGGCTGGCTGGCACCTGGGACTACGAAGGgttcttccctcccacccccacctccacaaCTGGAAGAATTTGGGCCAAGTAGACCACCGGAAACAATGCACCGGAACTGGCTTACCTGTCACTGGACTGGTAGCTGGTCGCAGTCTCTGCTGTCCCAGTGGACATGGTGGTTGAGGGGGTAGTGGAGGTTGGTACTGTAGTTGGTGCTAGGCATACAGACCAAATTATACACTGTTCAGCCTGCTAACCTGTCCGCAGCCCTGCACGTGGCTTTGAacctgcctgggggtgggggagcgcgGGGAGCCTAGAGCTGGGCCATGGGAAGAGCCTATCGCCTGGACTGCTCATATCTCCCTGGCCACTAGGAGACTCAGCCTCAGAGGCAGGAAGGGCTGAGTACGGGTCCAGGGAGGATGTCGAGCAGGCCCTGGAAGGGTTAGAGGGGGCCTAATGTTACCCAGGGGCAAAGGCAGCTGGAGCTGAGCTGGACTTAAAACCCTCCCACTGCCCATGACAAGGCCTCTGCTAAGGTCTCCCCCAGTGTCATTTATCCAGAAAGGACAGAAGCAGAAGGGGGTGCTGGTCCAGTGGCTAACACTCCCAAGATCTGTGACTCCTAAGGTCAGGACCACCCCTAAACAAACTCAAAATGTCCTTTGCCTTTGTTTGGGCAAGTTATTAAGCTTCTATGGGGAGAAGAGTCACTTCTCAGGAACATTTTCCAGATTCAATAAGACAGTGAATGTGCTGTGCTTTGCGACGGTCACACGCCTTACAGGTTCAGGAAGGGTGGGGCTCTGTGGACTCTGCGCTGTCCCCTTGCCACAGGTCCCTGTGATCTGGTGCTGCCTGTCCAGAGGTCAGAGAAGCAGAGCCCAACAGACCAACTCATTCAAACCAAGGCAGTGGGACCTCTGAGCTGTACTTCCCAGGAGTGTCTGCGTTCTAGAAGTACTGAGGAAGAGAACATCATTAAGCCCAGATGTGTATATGGCTTGTAATGAGATTTCAGGCACCAGAAATGCAGCCCTTTGAATGGGGATGCCTTTTCGGACCTCAGGAATCAACCACAGTACCCTGACTGTACTGGGCCTCTTCCTTCTCAGCCTGGGTATGGAACAGGAGGAGGTGGGAATAGTTACTCTCAAGTCCTGGCCCCAAACTCCAGAACAAGAAGAACTCCAAAATACTGGCAAGAACTGTCGTCTCTGGGTCACATAGAAGAAGATCCCTTTGGTCCACGGACTGAAACTGGGACCATCACCTTGACCTCTATGGACAATGGATGCAGGCGTGGCGCTGTGCAGCGAAACACCTGCCCAGAAAGTGGATCCCATCCTGCAGGAGGTGCTGGGAGCCATGAGGGCATCTAAGAGAGGCCCTGTGTCTCCCAAGCCATGGGGTCAGTCGGGGTTCTGGGAGTACTCAGGACTCAACTCCCCTGTGTGACAGTTCACTCTGAGCGACACCAAGTTATGAGAAAGGAACTTCAGGGACCAGGACAAAGAAGACCCTGAAGAGATCCATCCACACTCATATACAAACTCTTACCTGGGTCAATGACCACTTGAACTACGACCCCAGAGTCAACTCCAGTCCTTTCAATCCCACACCAGTAAGTGTCTGTATCGCTCCACCTGAGCTTCTCCATGGTCACCGTGAACATCTGCGATTTCCAATCGTCCTTGATGGACACTCGGTCACGCTTCGCTTCCCGCTCTGATCCGTCGGTACGAACGAGGATATGGCAGGAGCTCCACACGGCTCCTCGACACCACCACTTACGGTAGATCTCCCACCCGCGTTCATAGCGACAGTGCACGGCCAGTCGGCCCCCAACGGGGCCTCTGACTGCTGCTGGACCTGTGATGTCAGCTGAGCCTGGAAAATACAAACCCATGTGCCCGTCATATCCCACCCGACCCACGGAGGGCAGCGGCCCAAACTCCTGCATCACAAGTAGCCCCAAGAAACCCAAATGCCTGATGAGTTGAGTGACAGTCAAGGAGGGAATACACCTTCCTCAAGTCCTTCCACTTTGTCCTTCAAAACTCCACTGGGTCAAAGCCACCATGGAAATCACAACTGATTTCCACCATGGAAAGCACAACTCTACATCTCAGAGAAACAAGAATGTCCCCACGGAGCAATGACATCTTCTGAtaatcctcccctccccctccctgtggTCAATGTCATCTGGAAGCAAATGACCCAAGCGAAGGCACGGCCACAGTCCACTTCAGCCCATTGTCCTCGTGCGAGATGTGGGCTCTGTGGTTTCAGACCTTTTCGTTTTTCTAGAGTCGCCAGGAATCTGGATTTTGTGTGGAACCTCCCAACTTGGAATCACTAGTGACCAGCACATAAACAGAGCAAAGGAATTTCTGTGTCTTTAGAATCCTAAAAATTATCTACAAAACTCTCTGGCAAATTCATGATTGGGACATACACTTTGATGACTGGAAATTGTTTTCCCCTGAATATTGACTATTCAAGGACTTTGATGGTTCTTGAatccattctttttgttttggtttgtttttcccaGAAAGTTAACCTCTTTCATGGAGTATGTATTAGCATAAAGTCCTCCATTTAGAAAGTATCCTTTTATAATTAAAGTGTCTGTATCTGTTATTATTACACGTTCGGACCACATGAGGTCTGTGAGTTGTGTGGATTACCCTTGCTGCAGGATAtcccccttctgtttctcctAACCTCCTTCTTGTTTTTTCCTGCATTAAACCACTTTGAgattagtttttattgtttttatttcctaagttATTAATTTGTCGTATGTGTGAttttattcctcttctttctgAGCGATTACTACTTGCCTTCTTCCAGTTTGCTAAGTTAAAGGCAGtgataatttccttcctttctaaaatgAACTAAGGTGTGTTTAAGGCTAAGAATTTACTTTcgtccatttaaaaaattgagatataaatcATGTATCATGAATTTTACTCTTAATTTTAAAGCATCTATCTGGGGTTCTTGGGATATTCAGAGAGTTGTACAGCCATCACCTCTAATTCCAGAATGTTTTTGTTACCTCAAAAGAAACCCTGTGCCTGATTCACCCCCCACATAACCTATGTCCTGTCTGTAGATTTCTTTATTCTGAAATCTACATTTCATGACCACATAGTCATACAATGTGtggccttttgtatctggcttcattcacttagcagaatgtctTTTAAGTTCAtcccatgggacgcctgggtggctcagttggttgagcagctgccttcggctcaggtcatgatgccagcatcctgggatcgagtcccacatcgggctccttgctcagcaggggagcctgcttctccctctgcctctgcctgccattctgtctgcctgtgctcgctctctccccccttctctctctgataaataaataaaaatctttaaaaaaaaaaaaaaaaaaagttcatcccTATTGTAGCGTGTGTGGGCACTTTGTTCCAGGGTAAGGACAGGGACATTTTGTTTACGCGTTCGTCAGTGGAAGCTATTTgaattaatttccctttttggcTATGTCGATTAATGCCTCTCTGAACATGTATGTACTACTGGTATTTGCATGGAGATATGTTTCCGCTCTCTGGAGTATAACATACCATAGGacacttaaaatggtaaatgaaGAGGGGAAGGGTTTCCCACAAGCGTGGCTGGATCCTGTCCCCTCTCGCCATGCTCCACTTAGGTCAATGCAAGGAAATTAAGAAGGCCAACATAAAATAGCAAATCACTTCTTAAACTAGAGGGACATAGAAGTGAGCCTTTATAACATCTCTGAATGAAAGGGAGcactttcagggtgcctgggtggctcagtgggttaagtctctgccttcagctcaggtcatgatctcagggtcctgggatcgaggcccgcatcaggctctctgctcagcggggagcctgcttacccccctctctctgcctgctcttctatctacttgtgatctttctctctctgtcaaataaataaataaaaatcttaaaaaaaaaaaaaagactccatttaggttaaggagggcatgtattgcatgaagcactgggtgtggtgcataaacaatgaatcttggaacactgaaaaaattttaaaaaaaagtaaaaaagaagaaatactccATTTAGAAAGTTGGTAaggggcaagaaaagaaaaggcacaaagagaaaattcaggtGGATGATAAAATTGGAAGTGTTCCATTTAAACAATCtagcaaatgaaaacattttaaagtgatGTCATTTTCACATATGAAGCAAACTtaagttttttgattactatatCGCTGACATGGGTGTCGTGACATGGACAAGAGGAGCAGCTGCTGTTAGAGATGTAACCATTCAACCATTACGGAAGGCAATGTGGCAATTATGTATCAAAATAATCATGCCCTTTGCTCCAGTGATTATATGTCTAGGATTTGGTCCCcaggaaataatcagagaagCTAATAAGAACATATGCACCAAGATTCATTGCATAATTATTTAAAcggtttgtcttttgtttttgttttttaagattttatttatttattagagagagatcacaagtagacagagaggcaggcggggggggggcaggtttcctgctgagcagagagctcgatgaggggtttgatctcaggaccccaagatcatgacctgagccgaaggcagaggctttaacccactgagccacgcaagcaCCCCTCATTACGTAATTATTTAAGGAGCAAAACTGAATAAGGTTAACATCCATCAATTAGGATAATAAGTAAACAACAAAATATAATGCAGACACTGTTGATTATGCTTAGAAATATTGTTAATTATGTGGAAAATCCTATgaggtgaaaatatttttttaaacatcatataCAGCACAGTTTCagctaacttttaaaatatgcatagaagatggggcatctgagtggctcagtcattaagagtctgctttcggctcgggtcatgatcccagggttctgggataaagccccacctcgggatccctgctcggcgagaagcctgcttctccctctcccactccccctgcttgtgttccctatcttgcagtctctctctctctctctctctctttctctctgtcaaacaacaacaacaacaaaaattcttttttaaaaaatatgcatagaAGAATAGATTAAAAGGAAAccagtaaatattaaataaacatcaGGTTGCCTTGGGCATTAAGATGAGGAacacagaattttttatttttccagactcTTCATTTTTTCTGTACTTTCCTAAGTATCAACAATGAACATTTACTACTTTCAAAATGATGGgacgggtgggggcggggggcggtgcgGAATAATTCCTGGACAGGGCTGTTTCACGGCCTGGTGAGCAGAATAATGGCTTCCTACGGATGTctacatcctaatccccagaacctataAAATACCGTAAAGCAGCTCACACGATCAAATGGGAGTTTGCAGATATGACTAAATTAACGGTTTTGAGGTGGAGAGATAATCCGGGAGCGTGGGGCGGGGCCAAGGACCTTATCAGAGGGAGGCAagagggtcagagtcagagaaaaaGGGACACTGAAGGTCAGGTGGGGCCACAGGCCAAGGACGCAGCAACCTCTGGGCCGTGGAAAAGTCAAGGAATCTGATTCTCCCTCAAAGCTACCAGAAGGGACGCAGCCCTGGTGATCCTTTAAGACTCTGACTTCCAGACTGTAACATTataaatttgtgttcttttaagccactaGTTGTGTAGTCATTTATCCTGGCAGCTTTAGGAAACTCCTAAGGTGACATTAGCTCATCTCACCTGAGCGCAGACGTTAGGCCTGACTCTTGAACCATGTGCTCCACTAGCTTCCTGGAAAGGTCTGTCCGGGGGCCCACTCCCCACCAACCTCGGCAGAGCACTACCCTGCTGTCTGAACCGTCCTGACACCGGAGGCAGCCCTGATGGGGTATCTGGGGGGCTCcatcggtgaagcgtctgccttcggctcaagtcatgatcttagagtcctgggatcaagcccccacgtccggctccctgcctggcagggagtctgcttctccctctgtctgctgctctccctgctcgtgtgccccctctctctcagataaacaaattgGCAGCCCTGAGCCCCAGGGAGCAGCACCCCCAGCAGGCATGGTTATTTCCAGGCTAGTCGATCGGGAGTAACCCTCATTGAGGAAGAAGATGAGCCTCAGGGAATGTTTACGGGCTCACCGTCAGGGAGGCACAGGATGGACCCCAACTCCAGCATGGCACAGGACGTCAGCCAGTGACCACTCCGGGCCGGCACACGTGGGTCTTGTCCACGTCCACCACCACTTAGGGTGAAACCAAATGTGGACAAAGCAACtaatatttctctgaaaatagCAGCCACaaatctcttcctttctcacAAAAAATGAAGGCTGTAAAGCCAGTGGGAGCTCTGGCTGGTATTTGTTTCTTGTATAGCTTGGAAACAAGGAACTCTTTAGAGTGAGAAGCGGTGCGGGGTAAATGGGCGTCTTGTTATGGGAAGTTCCCTGGGAGAGGCTGGTGAGGGGGCACAGGTTCACAGCACAGACcaggttcctgctgagcacacagcTGTGCCTGCTGGCTTCCAACTGACATTTCCACTCTGCCTCGGTCACACCCatacacgtgcacatgcacacacacaccagcattATGCTCACATCTGCTCACCAACTTCCCCTGCTTCCAGatgtcagggggaaaaaagaagcagTCCTTTATGTGCATTCGCTGCCCTGCTGAGTTGCCCCCTAACGGCTCGCCCAGAATCGGCTTCTCCATCCCCACGACCCATCCTCAGCTTTGCCTTTACAAGCCTTGCGGTCCTGGACACGTCACTTTCCTCCCCTAAGACTTTTCCCCCAGACACAGTGATATCCTCCCAATCTGCCCCTCCGGGCTGCTCTGAAGCATGTGAGGACGCCACACGGCCTGTCCATCTCTCAGGCCCGCTCAGGGTCAGGTCAGCAGGCTCGGGCCCCTATCACAGCCTTTGTGCTCGCTGACGGGCGTGTCCGAAAGTCTGCCTGCGATCCTAAGTGCCTGCTCCTTCTCAACCCCCGGGCCTCTGCTCAGGCATCTCCTCCCAGAGGCTCCTTGCAGTAGCCCCCCTTCACCAACAGCACCACCCCCGTCCCTGCGTCCCCCGAGGCTCACAACGTCAGGTCCCCGAGCTCAGCTCTCCTCACAGCACCTACCACTTCGTGGAGGTACCATTATCATTTCTCTAACTGATGGAATGAATGATCAAATTCGACCACAGAAAGGACCGTGCACTTGCCATGAACACCTGCTTCCAGAGCCTCAATCCCTACAATGCCAAATGCTACCCAGAGATTTTTCTACCAGGAGAAGTCGACTGCTGCTgattctcccctctgctccttgaTGACGTTCCTGCTCACATACGATTCCCTTACCGTACAATTCGCCCTTTTATAGTGTACAGCTCGGCAGTTCCTGGACATGCACAAAATTCGCAACCATCACTACACCGAATTCCTTtctatcaccccaaaaagaaaccccttaCTCATTAGCATTCACTCTCCTGATTCCTTccacccagctcctggcaaccactaaatgtactttccatttctatgaatttaGGTATTATGGATATTTCGTAGGTATGGAATGATACAATAGAGGGGCTCTTGTGTCTGGATCCTTCCGCTCAGCATAATATTTCCCAGGTTGGTCTGTGTTGCAGCATGTGTCCgcgttcatttgtttttatggctgaataatgttccctTGAATGGGtatgctgcattttaaaaaaatattttatttatttatttgacagagagagatcacaagtaggcagagaggcaggcagagagagggggtaagcaggctccttgctgagcagagagtccaatgcggggcttgatcccaggaccctgagaccatgacctgacccggaggcagaggcttaacccactgagccacccacgcgcccggTATGCTACATTTTATTTGCTCATCCGTCAGCTGATgtacatttaggttgtttccagtttttaacaattatgaataatgttgccatGAACGTCTGCATAcaagttgttgtgttttttttaagattttatttatttatttaattgtcagagagagagacagagtgtgtgcacaggcaggcagaggcggagagaaaagcaggctccttggtgagcaaggagcctgatgccggcctcgattccaggaccctgggatcatgacctgagccgaaggcagtggcttaactgactgagccacccaggcgcccctgcatacAAGTTTCTACATGagcatatgttttcagttctcttgggtatacacCTGGGA
Protein-coding regions in this window:
- the CD300LF gene encoding CMRF35-like molecule 1, whose amino-acid sequence is MYLLLSFLFLFRLAGSADITGPAAVRGPVGGRLAVHCRYERGWEIYRKWWCRGAVWSSCHILVRTDGSEREAKRDRVSIKDDWKSQMFTVTMEKLRWSDTDTYWCGIERTGVDSGVVVQVVIDPAPTTVPTSTTPSTTMSTGTAETATSYQSSDSSNSLKLSILIPLTVAVLLLLLVAASFLALRKMRQRNEAAGVSPEQVVQPPEGEADICYANLALQSTSTSHKSSQKKGCTKPSSSAGDDQPEVEYVTMAPLQKEEIPYADLSWELLNQDATYCNMSFQAAHVPSRSHEESMEYSSIRRAKPGLQAPLAHPK